One Cryptomeria japonica chromosome 9, Sugi_1.0, whole genome shotgun sequence genomic window carries:
- the LOC131070848 gene encoding uncharacterized protein LOC131070848 isoform X2 produces the protein MDETADFLEGMDSRLYRAAVVGNIYTLNQLLRAKLNVLLEVTPLGNSALHIAVSRGNLRFIERLLQVANRNSVAGYEFLRAKNSDGNTAVHIAAFHGHDKLVEVLLQIIERDVEAGDILSSVNWEGNTALHEAAKGGNGRVVEILLRHDHDGGLVGALNDAGETALFTAAEGGHSDIVEILLPFMTSHIGLKRSDGQTPLHSAVFNRHIGVAVKLVEHRPEMVKQADEFGRTALHMAALSPPFFPFQAGLSSYHFMVQIGELLLQKDNSLCYREDREKQSPLHIAVKEGKYDLVRIILMYARDCRELVDINGRKPLHLAVITAVRISEESNFAVLFQFKNMMLSLMSKRSLNHCDNSGHTPLQIAMRNFDTDPALFSSIKEVLQINGAVVTPEMLEDARWIRKATTKLVFKGQAILAGVSRNPVETLYCIYLLWSALISLLLAFGTAIHLVIQSSGWLTVLVWLMLSFVPITIFVISFHSKQFIFGPERYKIWFVLLFPAALVMAICYFISEILYVFLFSRLFNMVIRWTRKKIRYESSSQRH, from the exons ATGGATGAAACTGCAGATTTCCTGGAAGGAATGGACAGCAGGCTTTACAGGGCTGCTGTAGTGGGGAATATATATACGCTTAACCAGTTGCTCAGGGCTAAGCTCAATGTTCTTCTTGAGGTTACCCCTCTTGGAAATTCAGCATTACATATAGCAGTTTCTCGCGGTAATCTCCGATTCATTGAAAGATTGCTGCAAGTCGCTAACCGAAATTCTGTGGCAGGATACGAATTTCTTAGGGCAAAGAATTCAGATGGAAATACTGCAGTGCACATTGCAGCCTTCCATGGCCATGACAAATTAGTTGAAGTATTGCTTCAAATAATCGAACGAGATGTAGAGGCTGGTGATATTTTGAGTTCTGTAAATTGGGAAGGAAATACGGCTCTTCATGAAGCTGCAAAGGGGGGAAATGGTAGGGTAGTGGAAATACTCCTGAGGCATGACCATGATGGCGGCCTGGTCGGTGCATTAAATGATGCCGGTGAAACAGCCCTCTTTACAGCTGCCGAGGGCGGTCATTCTGATATTGTTGAAATTTTGTTACCTTTCATGACTTCTCACATCGGCCTGAAGAGATCTGACGGCCAAACACCACTCCATTCTGCCGTCTTCAACCGACACATAG GTGTTGCTGTGAAGCTTGTAGAACACAGGCCTGAAATGGTGAAACAAGCCGATGAATTCGGAAGAACGGCCCTGCACATGGCTGCATTGTCTCCGCCATTTTTTCCTTTTCAGGCCGGTTTATCATCTTATCACTTCATGGTGCAGATTGGAGAATTACTTTTGCAAAAAGACAATTCTTTGTGTTACAGAGAGGACAGGGAGAAACAGTCACCACTTCACATTGCAGTGAAAGAGGGAAAATACGATCTTGTGAGGATTATTTTAATGTACGCCAGAGATTGTAGAGAACTGGTCGACATTAATGGCAGAAAACCTCTTCACTTAGCCGTCATCACTGCCGTGCGGATTTCTGAGGAATCCAATTTTGCTGTGTTATTCCAATTCAAAAACATGATGTTATCTTTAATGTCAAAGAGATCACTTAATCATTGCGACAACAGCGGGCACACTCCATTGCAAATAGCAATGAGGAATTTTGATACAGATCCCGCACTCTTCAGCAGT ATCAAAGAAGTGCTTCAAATAAATGGTGCTGTGGTAACCCCAGAGATGCTGGAAGATGCAAGATGGATTAGAAAAGCAACTACTAAACTTGTGTTCAAAGGCCAAG CTATTCTTGCAGGTGTGAGTAGAAATCCAGTGGAGACATTATACTGTATTTATCTATTATGGTCAGCACTCATATCACTGTTATTAGCATTCGGAACAGCCATACACCTGGTCATCCAATCATCTGGATGGTTAACAGTCCTCGTATGGCTTATGCTCTCCTTTGTTCCCATTACCATATTTGTCATTAGTTTTCATTCCAAACAATTCATTTTCGGGCCAGAAAGATACAAGATTTGGTTTGTATTGCTATTTCCAGCGGCCCTGGTTATGGCTATATGTTATTTCATATCTGAGATACTGTATGTATTCTTGTTCTCCCGCCTATTTAACATGGTAATCCGCTGGACAAGAAAGAAGATACGCTATGAATCTTCTTCCCAAAGACATTAG
- the LOC131070848 gene encoding ankyrin repeat-containing protein At5g02620 isoform X1, with protein sequence MDETADFLEGMDSRLYRAAVVGNIYTLNQLLRAKLNVLLEVTPLGNSALHIAVSRGNLRFIERLLQVANRNSVAGYEFLRAKNSDGNTAVHIAAFHGHDKLVEVLLQIIERDVEAGDILSSVNWEGNTALHEAAKGGNGRVVEILLRHDHDGGLVGALNDAGETALFTAAEGGHSDIVEILLPFMTSHIGLKRSDGQTPLHSAVFNRHIGVAVKLVEHRPEMVKQADEFGRTALHMAALSPPFFPFQAGLSSYHFMVQIGELLLQKDNSLCYREDREKQSPLHIAVKEGKYDLVRIILMYARDCRELVDINGRKPLHLAVITAVRISEESNFAVLFQFKNMMLSLMSKRSLNHCDNSGHTPLQIAMRNFDTDPALFSSIKEVLQINGAVVTPEMLEDARWIRKATTKLVFKGQGISINAVLIATVSFAAAFTLPGGLDLNPGGKPKAVYIDAFLFKLFVICDVFSFCTSIASAILAGVSRNPVETLYCIYLLWSALISLLLAFGTAIHLVIQSSGWLTVLVWLMLSFVPITIFVISFHSKQFIFGPERYKIWFVLLFPAALVMAICYFISEILYVFLFSRLFNMVIRWTRKKIRYESSSQRH encoded by the exons ATGGATGAAACTGCAGATTTCCTGGAAGGAATGGACAGCAGGCTTTACAGGGCTGCTGTAGTGGGGAATATATATACGCTTAACCAGTTGCTCAGGGCTAAGCTCAATGTTCTTCTTGAGGTTACCCCTCTTGGAAATTCAGCATTACATATAGCAGTTTCTCGCGGTAATCTCCGATTCATTGAAAGATTGCTGCAAGTCGCTAACCGAAATTCTGTGGCAGGATACGAATTTCTTAGGGCAAAGAATTCAGATGGAAATACTGCAGTGCACATTGCAGCCTTCCATGGCCATGACAAATTAGTTGAAGTATTGCTTCAAATAATCGAACGAGATGTAGAGGCTGGTGATATTTTGAGTTCTGTAAATTGGGAAGGAAATACGGCTCTTCATGAAGCTGCAAAGGGGGGAAATGGTAGGGTAGTGGAAATACTCCTGAGGCATGACCATGATGGCGGCCTGGTCGGTGCATTAAATGATGCCGGTGAAACAGCCCTCTTTACAGCTGCCGAGGGCGGTCATTCTGATATTGTTGAAATTTTGTTACCTTTCATGACTTCTCACATCGGCCTGAAGAGATCTGACGGCCAAACACCACTCCATTCTGCCGTCTTCAACCGACACATAG GTGTTGCTGTGAAGCTTGTAGAACACAGGCCTGAAATGGTGAAACAAGCCGATGAATTCGGAAGAACGGCCCTGCACATGGCTGCATTGTCTCCGCCATTTTTTCCTTTTCAGGCCGGTTTATCATCTTATCACTTCATGGTGCAGATTGGAGAATTACTTTTGCAAAAAGACAATTCTTTGTGTTACAGAGAGGACAGGGAGAAACAGTCACCACTTCACATTGCAGTGAAAGAGGGAAAATACGATCTTGTGAGGATTATTTTAATGTACGCCAGAGATTGTAGAGAACTGGTCGACATTAATGGCAGAAAACCTCTTCACTTAGCCGTCATCACTGCCGTGCGGATTTCTGAGGAATCCAATTTTGCTGTGTTATTCCAATTCAAAAACATGATGTTATCTTTAATGTCAAAGAGATCACTTAATCATTGCGACAACAGCGGGCACACTCCATTGCAAATAGCAATGAGGAATTTTGATACAGATCCCGCACTCTTCAGCAGT ATCAAAGAAGTGCTTCAAATAAATGGTGCTGTGGTAACCCCAGAGATGCTGGAAGATGCAAGATGGATTAGAAAAGCAACTACTAAACTTGTGTTCAAAGGCCAAGGTATATCCATAAATGCGGTTCTGATTGCCACAGTGTCCTTCGCTGCAGCCTTCACTTTACCAGGAGGACTGGACTTAAATCCAGGAGGCAAACCAAAAGCTGTTTACATCGATGCTTTTCTCTTCAAACTGTTTGTGATATGCGATGTATTCTCATTCTGTACTTCTATTGCATCAGCTATTCTTGCAGGTGTGAGTAGAAATCCAGTGGAGACATTATACTGTATTTATCTATTATGGTCAGCACTCATATCACTGTTATTAGCATTCGGAACAGCCATACACCTGGTCATCCAATCATCTGGATGGTTAACAGTCCTCGTATGGCTTATGCTCTCCTTTGTTCCCATTACCATATTTGTCATTAGTTTTCATTCCAAACAATTCATTTTCGGGCCAGAAAGATACAAGATTTGGTTTGTATTGCTATTTCCAGCGGCCCTGGTTATGGCTATATGTTATTTCATATCTGAGATACTGTATGTATTCTTGTTCTCCCGCCTATTTAACATGGTAATCCGCTGGACAAGAAAGAAGATACGCTATGAATCTTCTTCCCAAAGACATTAG